The sequence below is a genomic window from Sorangiineae bacterium MSr12523.
GGCCCATAGCCTCGGTTGTCTTTTGGTGGCCCATTGGGCCAGTACCGCCGTCGCGCGGGTCGCAGGCGCCTTTCTGGTCGCGGTGCCCGATCCGAGTTCGCCCGTATTTCCTTCGGAGGCGCATTCATTCGCGCAGGTTCCTGCCGCGCGCCTTCCGTTCCCGTCGCTCATCGTGGCGAGCACGGACGATCCCTACGCCTCCATCGATTACGCTTCGATGCGCGCTGCACAATGGGGAAGCCGCGTCGCGGTGGCAGGCGCGCTCGGGCACATCAATGGCGCGAGCGCCATTGCGGATTGGCCGCAGGGAAAAGAGCTATGGCGCGCCTTCGCGGCGGAGTTGGCTCGTGGCCAGGGCGGGAAAGACCTTGGACACTTTGTCGAGTAGGTACTCGCCATAGGTGCCGCGAAAATCGAACACGCTGCGCCCGTCCCATCGCGTCGTCTCTTCCAAGGAAGCGCGCGGCACGAGCGGACGCACGTCGGCGTCGAAGCTCGGGTCGAAGAAGAAGGGGAGCGAAAGCCGATCGCGCGCACTCGTATTCTTCACTCGATGCGGTGTCGACCGGTAGCGGCCGTAGGTCATGCACTCGAGCATGTCGCCGATGTTGCAGAGAAAGGTCCCCGGCAACGGCGGCGCCTCGATCCAGCCGCGGGCCGTTCGCACCTGCAATCCGCTTTCGTCGCTCTGCTTGAGAATCGTCAGAAGACCGTAATCCGTGTGCTCGCCCACACCCCACCGCGGCGTTTCCGCCGGCTCGGCGGGGTAATTGAAAATACGAAATAGCGTGAGCGGATCCCGAAGAAGGCTTGCGCTTACCTCACGCGCCTCGAGCCCGAGGCTTTCGGCGATGCCGGCCATCAGCCGGTGCCCGAGCTCCGTCATGGCCCTCATGTAGGAAAGGACCGCCTCGCGAAATCCACCCTCCGCTGGAAACAAATTCGGCCCATGGAGCGGCAGGCACGCCTGCACACGCGGATCCTCCAGAGCGAGCTCGGTGCCGAAATAAATGCCCTCTTTGGAATCGGGCACCCCCGACGTCAACTCGCCGCCCACTGGAAAATAGCCGCGCCATGCCCGCCCGCCGCGATCCATGGCAATCGCCATTTTCTCTTCGAGCGGCCGCGCGAAAAAGGCTCGTGCCCGCACCTCGAGCTCCGTTTGGAGCGACTCGGACACACCGTGGTTGCTCACATAGAAAAATCCATCCCGCTCGCACGCAACGCGGAGATCCGTCGCTACCTTTGCGCGCTGCGCATCGAGATCGACGACCGGGAGCTCGAGGTTCGACATTCTTCGTCCATGTTACCACGCCCCTACGGCCACTTCGCGCGGTACGCTGCTCGAATGGCTTGCTCGTCGTCGGCGGGTGGGGGCGATGTCAAATAGCGAAGTTGCAAATACGTGCATTTCAAGACGATGCCATCGAACATGTGCTCGTCGACGAAGCGGGCCATCTCGGCATGTGCGGCCGCCACCTTCGGCGCGTCCGGTTGAACGCGCGTAAAGTAGGCAATGTCCATGTCGAGTGACGCAAAATGCGCGTGGATCGCGAGTCGGTCAATCAAGAGGCCGGCTGCCGTCCCAGTCGGTCCGGTGCGGTCCCGCACGCTCGTCAGCAATTTTTCCACCGCGAGGTACTTCGCCCGCGCGTCCAAAAATCGTGGCGTGTCGCCGAACGCCGCATTCGGCCCGGTGTAGAGATCCCGGCCGGCGGTCTCCACATCGCGAAAATACGCCATCATGTCCGGTGCGAGCGCTGCCCCAAACCGGCGCACGACATGGTCGTTCAAGTAAGCTTTCACATCGAGCGCCGTATTCCAGGAAAGGGCTGCGACGAGGCGATGGTTCAATTCGTACGTGATCCAATCGGCAGGCTCGGAATACGTGCCCAGGCCCGTCGCGCCCAGAGTACGATAATGGGGAATATCCCCTCCGATGATCGTAGGAAGAACGACAGGCAGGGAGTGCCAGCTGTATTTCCTATAGTACTCGTAAATCGAAATGTCGCCCTTGAACCCGGCGTCGGCCCATCTTCGAACGAGTCCGTCGTAATAGACGTTGCGCGGATACGCCGTTCCGGAGAGCGGCTCGGCGTAGCTACGATCGTACGGAGCGAAATCGACGAGGGACGTCGCTTCGTACATCGATGCCGGAGACGGCGGGTCGGTCGCTGGTAGATAGGCGAGGCTCTCGAGTCGGACCGCGGGCGTTTCTTTCTTCAACGCATCGCCCAAATGCCGGGCGACGTGTGCCTGGGCATTCGAAACACTCCCAAACGCCTCCACATCGGCAGGAGTCCAGCGGGCGTTGTCCGGTGGCCACGCATCGAAAATCGCAATCTCCGGATGCGATTTCAAATAGGCGACGACGTTCTTCTCGTACTCGGCGAGTCCGGCCGGGTTGGAAACTTTGAATACGTTGTATCCATTCTCGTAATACCCAGGGTACGTAGTGGGCGGAATCCAGGACGTGTATCCATGGCCTCCCACCTCCAGCAGAATGCCGCGTTTTTCCAGCTCCGGGGTAAGATCGTTGCGCCACGCATCCCAACGCACGAGGCCCATGCCGCCGTAGTCGTAGGGAACGACGAGCGTATTCAGCTTGTTCTTCGCCATCCAATCGACGAGCTCGCGCATCGTTTCGTGGGTGTGGCTCCAGCCCTCTTCGACGTGCTTTCGTCGGTAGCGGAAGCTCGGCTGCTCGAGCACGTGCAGCGTCGGAATCCGAAGTGGATCCTGACGGATTATCGCCTCGGAAAAATCCCCTTCGCGGGTGCGATAAAAAGGATACGACGGCGCAAAGAACCGAGCCCCGGCTCGTTCGAGCAGATCGTAGACCGCATAGAGGGTGCTGCGGGGATGCCCTCCCGTCATGACGATACGATCGCGGTCGCCGGCGAGGACGAACGAATCGTCTTGCTTGCCGGAGAGCATCGCCGCGGCATCGTTCAACCACGAAGCAGAAAGCTCGCCCGCATGGGCCCCCGCGAGCAACACGACGGCACCGGGCAAGGTCGGCGCAGTATCTCCGGCGCGTAGCCGCCCCGCGTAGACCGGGAGCTTTTTTCCGGAGATGCGTTCGAGGTACGACTGCAGCTCGGACGCCGCGAACGCCGGCACCGGCGATGGCATCGGGCTCCACCACACGATGGCCGCACGGTCATCGATGACGAACTCCGTGCCGGCTTGCGGAGACTCCACGTGCGAGCCGCATCCGATGGCGGCCATGAGCGCCAAGAGCAAGACCGCGAGCCAGCATCGGTGCATTTCGAGAAGATAGCTCGCCTCAGGCGTGCTCGTCGGTGTAGGCCATCGGAGCGCGACAGGCGCGCCAAGCAGTGCTAGCGTCGGGCCCGTGTCCAACGCGGCTTCCCCTTTTCATGATCCTTCCCAACGTCCGCCGCAGAGCCGGAGGCGCGTCTTGCCGCGCTTGAGCATTGCCTCCGAGACACATTTTTCCGCGCCGGAGGTCTACGGCAGCAGGGCCATTGCGAACATTGCGCGCGCATTGCCCTTCGTCGAGCGCGCCTACGCCAGCGTTCGCTTCTCCATCCTGCGCCCCAAGCTTCTCAGCGTCATGGACCTGATGCTGACCGACGAAGGTCGCATCCTCGACGTCGGGTGCGGGTTCGGCCTGTTTGCCGCCTACTTCGGCCAGACGCAACCCAAGCGATCCATCGTCGGCATCGACCCCAATGCCCGCCGCATCGACATGGCGCGCGAGGTCGCGAAGTCCATCGGCTGCACCGCACACCGCTTTCACGTCGGCGACGTGCGCGATGTCCCGCTGCAGGGCAGCTTCGACGCGGCCTACGTGCTCGACGTCATGCACCACATTCCCGCGGAAGATCAGCGCCCCGTGCTCGAGCGTCTGCGCGATCTCCTCGTTCCGGGCGGCATGCTCCTCATCAAGGACATCACCACCGAGCCGCGCTTCGGACTCCTCTTCACCGAGGTGCTCGACCGGGTCATGGTCGGCTGGAAAGAGCCGCTCGCATACCGCCACCACCAAGATTGGGGCGCCATGCTCACGTCGCTCGGTTTCAAGGTGCGCATCGTGCGCGTGCCCGACGTGCTCCCGTACCCGCACGTCGTGATCGCGGCGACGAAGCTCTAGATCTTCCCGGTCATCGACTCGTAGCGCAGACGCCAGACCACGCCGATGGCCTCCATGAAGATCTTTCGGCTCATCTTCGAGGCGCCCAAGGTGCGGTCAACGAACACGATGGGCACTTCCTTCACCTTCATGCCGCGTCGCAGGGCGCGGTAGGTCATCTCGATCTGGAAGGAGTACCCGTTGGAGTGCACCGCACCCAGCTGGATCGCATCCAGCGCGCGGCGTGAGAACGCTTTGTAGCCGCTGGTCAGGTCCTTCACGCCGAGGCCCAGAATCGTGCGTGAATAGAACGACCCGCCTTTGGAAATGAAGTGGCGGCCGACCCCCCAGCCCTCCACGTCACCGCCGGGGATGTTCCGCGAGCCAATCACCACGTCCGCGCCCTCTTCCAGCGCCTGGAAAAAAGCAGGGAGGTACTTCACGTCGTGGGACAGATCCGCATCCATCTCGAAGAACTGGTCGTACCCCTCCGCCAAGCCCTGCAAGAAGGCCTGGATGTAGGCGGTACCCAGCCCGAGCTTGCCGGCGCGGTGCAGCACACGCACCTTCTTGTCCTTGGACGCAATGGCATCGGCAATGTCGCCCGTCCCATCCGGCGAATTGTCGTCCACCACCATGATGTCCGCCTCGGGTGCCGCACTCCGCACGGCATCGATGAACCGAGGAAGATTGTCCTTTTCGTTGTAAGTGGGCGTGACGATAAGGGTCCGTTTCATGGCTCTCTAGCGATGGGTCGGCGGCGCCCGCTGCAAGTGTACAGCGGGGTGAACGCGGCGACGTCCCCCGGAGGCCGCCTCGTCTGGACTCCTGCTCGTAGCCTCTCCTCGTCACCAGGTCAAACCAGTAGAATGGTGCGGTGAGCGTGAAGAGTCCGGTGCCGATTCCTTCGAGCCCGCGCCGCGTGGGCCTGGAATCCCGCGTGGCCGAGCTCGAAGAGGCGCTTGCCCGCGAGGTGCGTGTCACCAACGCGCTGCGCGAAGTGGGCCTGGCCCTCGGCACCACCCACGATCTCGACCAGGTTCTCGAGCTGATTCTCGAGAAAATCACCGACGCCCTCGATGCGGACCGCGCCACGCTGTACCTGCTCGACGAGGCCAAAGACGAGCTGATCTCCCGCATCGTCCTGGGCGACGAGGTGCGATCCATCCGCCTCAAGGTCGGTCAGGGCATTTCGGGACACGTGGCCCGAACCGGAAAGCCGCTTCACGTCAAGGACGCTTACAAGGATCCGCGCTTCAGCCCCGAGTTCGACCAGCTCTCCGGCTACCGCACCCGGTCCATTTTGGCCGGGCCCATGAAAAACCACCTGGGTCGCACCATCGGGGTGATTCAGGTGCTCAACAAGCGCCGCGGCGACTTCACCACCGACGATGCGGCCCTTCTGGCGGCGCTCGCCACGCAGGCCGCGGTGTCCATCGACAATTCGCGGCTGTTCCTGGCGACCATCCAGAAGAACATGCAGCTCATCGAGACCAAGGAGCAACTCGAGCGCCGCGTGCGCGATTTGAAGCTGCTCTTCGGGCTCGAAAGTGCGATGGCCCGCGCCTCCTCGCTCGAGGAGCTCTTCTTCGCCGTGCTCGGTGAGGCGATGCGCTCCTGCGAGGCGCGCGCCGCCGGCGTGGCCTTGCGCGATGCCGTGTCCGGCGCCCTCGCGATTCACCTCGTGGACGACAAGCACACGCGCCTTCGCCGCGTTTCGCTCGAGGAAGGGCAGGGCGTCGTGGGCACGGTCATGCGCCGCAACGATGTCGTTCTCGTGCGCGCGGACGGCG
It includes:
- a CDS encoding alpha/beta fold hydrolase: MTNQVTDIILVPGIGNSGEAHWQSRWQERNASMRRMRCSDWDRPDLGEWIAALDREVAASKEPPWLVAHSLGCLLVAHWASTAVARVAGAFLVAVPDPSSPVFPSEAHSFAQVPAARLPFPSLIVASTDDPYASIDYASMRAAQWGSRVAVAGALGHINGASAIADWPQGKELWRAFAAELARGQGGKDLGHFVE
- a CDS encoding polyprenol monophosphomannose synthase; the encoded protein is MKRTLIVTPTYNEKDNLPRFIDAVRSAAPEADIMVVDDNSPDGTGDIADAIASKDKKVRVLHRAGKLGLGTAYIQAFLQGLAEGYDQFFEMDADLSHDVKYLPAFFQALEEGADVVIGSRNIPGGDVEGWGVGRHFISKGGSFYSRTILGLGVKDLTSGYKAFSRRALDAIQLGAVHSNGYSFQIEMTYRALRRGMKVKEVPIVFVDRTLGASKMSRKIFMEAIGVVWRLRYESMTGKI
- a CDS encoding class I SAM-dependent methyltransferase encodes the protein MSIASETHFSAPEVYGSRAIANIARALPFVERAYASVRFSILRPKLLSVMDLMLTDEGRILDVGCGFGLFAAYFGQTQPKRSIVGIDPNARRIDMAREVAKSIGCTAHRFHVGDVRDVPLQGSFDAAYVLDVMHHIPAEDQRPVLERLRDLLVPGGMLLIKDITTEPRFGLLFTEVLDRVMVGWKEPLAYRHHQDWGAMLTSLGFKVRIVRVPDVLPYPHVVIAATKL
- a CDS encoding DUF4838 domain-containing protein, whose amino-acid sequence is MHRCWLAVLLLALMAAIGCGSHVESPQAGTEFVIDDRAAIVWWSPMPSPVPAFAASELQSYLERISGKKLPVYAGRLRAGDTAPTLPGAVVLLAGAHAGELSASWLNDAAAMLSGKQDDSFVLAGDRDRIVMTGGHPRSTLYAVYDLLERAGARFFAPSYPFYRTREGDFSEAIIRQDPLRIPTLHVLEQPSFRYRRKHVEEGWSHTHETMRELVDWMAKNKLNTLVVPYDYGGMGLVRWDAWRNDLTPELEKRGILLEVGGHGYTSWIPPTTYPGYYENGYNVFKVSNPAGLAEYEKNVVAYLKSHPEIAIFDAWPPDNARWTPADVEAFGSVSNAQAHVARHLGDALKKETPAVRLESLAYLPATDPPSPASMYEATSLVDFAPYDRSYAEPLSGTAYPRNVYYDGLVRRWADAGFKGDISIYEYYRKYSWHSLPVVLPTIIGGDIPHYRTLGATGLGTYSEPADWITYELNHRLVAALSWNTALDVKAYLNDHVVRRFGAALAPDMMAYFRDVETAGRDLYTGPNAAFGDTPRFLDARAKYLAVEKLLTSVRDRTGPTGTAAGLLIDRLAIHAHFASLDMDIAYFTRVQPDAPKVAAAHAEMARFVDEHMFDGIVLKCTYLQLRYLTSPPPADDEQAIRAAYRAKWP
- a CDS encoding isopenicillin N synthase family oxygenase; translated protein: MSNLELPVVDLDAQRAKVATDLRVACERDGFFYVSNHGVSESLQTELEVRARAFFARPLEEKMAIAMDRGGRAWRGYFPVGGELTSGVPDSKEGIYFGTELALEDPRVQACLPLHGPNLFPAEGGFREAVLSYMRAMTELGHRLMAGIAESLGLEAREVSASLLRDPLTLFRIFNYPAEPAETPRWGVGEHTDYGLLTILKQSDESGLQVRTARGWIEAPPLPGTFLCNIGDMLECMTYGRYRSTPHRVKNTSARDRLSLPFFFDPSFDADVRPLVPRASLEETTRWDGRSVFDFRGTYGEYLLDKVSKVFPALATSQLRREGAP
- a CDS encoding GAF domain-containing sensor histidine kinase; amino-acid sequence: MSVKSPVPIPSSPRRVGLESRVAELEEALAREVRVTNALREVGLALGTTHDLDQVLELILEKITDALDADRATLYLLDEAKDELISRIVLGDEVRSIRLKVGQGISGHVARTGKPLHVKDAYKDPRFSPEFDQLSGYRTRSILAGPMKNHLGRTIGVIQVLNKRRGDFTTDDAALLAALATQAAVSIDNSRLFLATIQKNMQLIETKEQLERRVRDLKLLFGLESAMARASSLEELFFAVLGEAMRSCEARAAGVALRDAVSGALAIHLVDDKHTRLRRVSLEEGQGVVGTVMRRNDVVLVRADGDKRASKLLDDKLGFPCQSALGVPLEGEEGVPMGAVVLYNKRHEKQFTDEDRGLLQLITANASTAIQLQLARESREREERLTTIGRLMSGMIHDLKTPLTVIRGYLQMMQKEDRPETRETYAEHALKQFEHLSAMTRDVLEFARGERTVLIRKVYLKEFFDSLKAQLEPEFQRRGLELVIELNDKGTARFDEGKLLRVIHNLARNAEEAMADKGGRLLIKVSREKTPDNALVITCSDTGPGIPKEIEHRLFESFVTSGKKGGTGLGLAIVKKSIEEHGGSITVHSTNRGATFKLRLPQK